A genomic stretch from Arthrobacter sp. KBS0702 includes:
- a CDS encoding glycerol-3-phosphate responsive antiterminator, translating into MIDFPEDLDAKLTRNPVIASVFGAESVAGFLNSDCQLCILANVSLHELEGLLQLLDRAGKFTFVNMDACSGLGQDRGAVEYLKKIGTQGIVSTKTAMIQRANSLSMVTMQKVFVTDRSNLPRSAAALEQSKPHLVQVMPWPVISHLTEGEKRSLSPFVAAGFVRTGADVATALRAGAKGVSTSAKELWDQAGR; encoded by the coding sequence ATGATTGATTTTCCCGAAGATCTGGACGCAAAGCTGACCAGGAACCCGGTGATTGCCTCCGTCTTCGGTGCGGAGTCCGTTGCCGGGTTCCTGAACTCCGACTGCCAACTCTGCATCCTGGCCAACGTTTCCCTCCACGAGTTGGAGGGACTGCTGCAGCTGCTGGACCGAGCCGGAAAATTCACCTTCGTCAACATGGATGCCTGCTCCGGGCTGGGACAGGACCGTGGCGCAGTCGAGTACCTGAAAAAGATAGGGACCCAAGGCATTGTCAGCACTAAGACGGCCATGATCCAGCGTGCCAACAGCCTGAGCATGGTGACCATGCAAAAGGTCTTCGTAACGGACCGGTCCAACCTGCCCCGCAGCGCGGCCGCGCTGGAGCAAAGCAAACCTCACCTGGTGCAGGTCATGCCCTGGCCCGTGATCTCACACCTGACAGAGGGTGAGAAGCGCAGCCTCTCACCCTTCGTCGCTGCCGGCTTCGTCCGTACCGGGGCCGACGTGGCCACGGCGCTGAGAGCGGGCGCAAAGGGCGTCTCCACCAGCGCCAAGGAGCTGTGGGATCAAGCTGGCCGTTAG
- a CDS encoding ABC transporter substrate-binding protein, which yields MSVTITGCGAQSAQPAATAGKAGGNLVVGITTDPDTLLPWKATQFQAVSVLQNIYGTLTEFDKDLAVVPGLAKSWEASDGGKTLTFKLREGVKFSDGSAFDSKDVKFSLDKIKAEATGAVARTSLAAVTAVEAPDPATVVLRLSAPDAALPSNLAVVNMAILSSDDTEQSLMKTPNGTGPFALKERVASQSLKLARNDSYWGDKAKLDTVEMRVIPDENSIVSAMQSGNVNFAVFNSPLVAKTAAGPNMSVAKTPQLSYHALQLNAQRGDLKDVNVRLAIQCAVDRQQVLDTAALGEGEVTGPVTSPAFKSNADDRPCPKRDLSKAADYLSKAGKKDGVTLSTIVSQGEYATSVDEAQNLKSQLAEAKITLNVEVLESGAFVTRWKAGDFDAAVALNGGRPDPDGMYGRYFTSTGNLNKVAGYSSPALDALFAEGKASTDPQKRKDIYAKVSKELENNAAWVWLFTSFTYTTTTSSVQGFVPMANGSLQYLRTTTIN from the coding sequence GTGTCCGTCACCATTACTGGCTGCGGAGCCCAGTCCGCCCAACCGGCTGCGACGGCCGGCAAGGCCGGTGGCAACCTGGTCGTGGGTATTACCACCGATCCCGATACCCTCCTCCCGTGGAAGGCCACCCAGTTCCAGGCCGTCTCCGTTCTGCAGAACATCTACGGAACGCTGACAGAGTTCGACAAGGATTTGGCAGTCGTTCCCGGCCTGGCGAAGTCCTGGGAGGCTTCCGATGGCGGAAAGACACTAACCTTCAAGCTTCGTGAGGGCGTCAAGTTCAGCGACGGCAGCGCCTTTGACTCCAAGGACGTCAAGTTCTCCCTGGACAAGATCAAAGCGGAAGCTACAGGCGCTGTGGCCCGCACTTCGCTCGCAGCCGTGACGGCTGTGGAAGCCCCGGACCCTGCCACTGTTGTCCTGCGGCTGTCCGCTCCGGACGCGGCCCTGCCATCCAACCTTGCTGTCGTGAACATGGCAATTCTTTCCTCGGACGACACGGAGCAGTCGCTGATGAAGACTCCCAACGGAACGGGCCCCTTCGCGTTGAAGGAACGAGTCGCCAGTCAGTCGCTGAAGCTGGCCCGTAACGATTCCTACTGGGGAGATAAGGCCAAACTCGATACTGTCGAGATGCGCGTCATTCCGGACGAAAACTCCATCGTTTCGGCCATGCAGTCCGGAAACGTGAATTTCGCCGTGTTCAACAGCCCCCTGGTGGCCAAAACCGCTGCAGGACCGAACATGTCCGTTGCCAAGACGCCCCAACTCAGCTACCACGCCCTGCAGTTGAACGCGCAACGCGGGGACCTAAAGGACGTCAACGTCCGCCTGGCAATCCAGTGCGCCGTGGACCGGCAGCAGGTGCTCGATACAGCGGCACTCGGCGAGGGTGAGGTCACCGGGCCTGTAACCTCCCCAGCGTTTAAGTCGAACGCGGACGACCGCCCGTGCCCCAAACGGGATCTCTCTAAGGCCGCTGACTACCTCAGCAAGGCCGGCAAAAAAGATGGCGTAACGCTCTCAACGATCGTCTCCCAGGGAGAGTACGCCACCTCAGTGGATGAGGCCCAGAATCTGAAGTCCCAGCTCGCCGAAGCGAAAATCACCCTCAATGTTGAGGTACTGGAGTCAGGCGCTTTCGTTACGCGGTGGAAGGCTGGCGACTTCGACGCAGCCGTGGCCCTCAATGGCGGCCGGCCGGATCCCGATGGGATGTACGGGCGCTACTTCACCAGCACGGGCAACCTCAACAAGGTAGCGGGCTACAGTTCTCCGGCCCTTGATGCACTCTTCGCCGAGGGCAAAGCCAGCACCGACCCGCAGAAGCGGAAGGACATTTACGCGAAGGTCTCCAAGGAACTTGAGAACAACGCTGCCTGGGTGTGGCTGTTCACCAGCTTCACGTACACCACCACCACTTCCTCGGTCCAGGGCTTTGTCCCGATGGCCAACGGCTCGCTGCAATACCTGCGGACCACAACCATCAACTAG
- the nagB gene encoding glucosamine-6-phosphate deaminase, which translates to MEVIIAETPDAVGRIAARIIAETVRIKPDAVLGLATGSSPMVVYAELARMRHATEIDLAATRGFALDEYVGLAPGHPASYAAVVQREIAEPLGMMFENVTVPDGGRPDHEQACREFEAAISDSGGIDVQLLGIGTNGHIGFNEPTSSLTSRTRIKTLTEQTRADNARFFNTAAEVPRHCITQGLGTILEAGQLILVAQGKGKARALAAAIEGPLSSMCPASLLQLHPRATVVVDEEAASQLSLADYYRYAFSSKPV; encoded by the coding sequence ATGGAAGTCATCATTGCTGAAACGCCGGACGCAGTCGGGCGCATCGCCGCACGAATCATCGCCGAGACGGTTCGCATAAAACCGGATGCCGTCCTTGGCCTCGCCACGGGGAGTTCGCCCATGGTTGTCTATGCAGAACTCGCCAGGATGCGTCACGCCACCGAAATTGACCTGGCTGCGACACGGGGCTTCGCCCTCGACGAGTACGTCGGTCTCGCCCCCGGGCACCCGGCCAGCTACGCTGCCGTCGTGCAACGCGAAATCGCGGAGCCGCTCGGCATGATGTTCGAGAACGTGACAGTTCCCGACGGCGGGAGACCCGATCACGAGCAGGCCTGCAGAGAATTCGAGGCTGCAATCAGTGACTCAGGCGGAATTGATGTCCAGCTCCTCGGTATCGGCACCAACGGCCACATCGGCTTCAACGAACCCACGTCGTCGCTGACGTCTCGCACCCGGATCAAGACGCTGACCGAGCAAACCAGGGCGGACAATGCGCGATTCTTCAACACCGCCGCTGAAGTCCCGAGGCACTGCATCACCCAGGGACTGGGCACAATTCTTGAGGCTGGGCAGCTTATTCTTGTCGCGCAGGGAAAGGGCAAAGCACGCGCCCTCGCTGCGGCAATTGAAGGTCCGCTATCAAGCATGTGCCCCGCGTCCTTGCTGCAACTGCACCCGAGGGCGACCGTTGTCGTCGACGAGGAAGCCGCGAGCCAGCTTTCTCTCGCGGATTACTACCGCTATGCGTTCAGCAGTAAACCTGTGTGA
- a CDS encoding glycerol-3-phosphate dehydrogenase/oxidase, with product MISMPSRKPRVDRARMVSDTPLRIDRAEQIGSLDSGRFDIVVVGGGVTGAYTAMDAAQRGYRVALLEKNDFASGTSSKSSKMIHGGLRYIEQGNLPLVRHSLLERQRLRKNAQHLVQRLPFLFPILSKDGVFDRRLAAGFESLLWTYDLAGGWREGVMHQKLTKNEVLSHCPTFKADHLESGLMYYDARADDARLTLALARTAAFHGATVLNGAKVSDVTRQGGKVNGVVVEVDGREIRAEAGVVVVATGVWLRDWTGAGSGVDAPNIRPAKGVHVAVPWLKVRNDCTVTIPIPGRNRRATITRWGDTSYLGTTDDDYDGDLDDVNCTREELDFLLDGARTALNIDIEPEDVLGSIGGCRPLVAPPGGKTLEVKRNHEIRTDPDGLVTVVGGKLTTSRHMAEQTVDAAQAVLGLRRPCRTKNSYLLGAAGYDAEAITATGGLASHLGERYGTEARFVTDILSEDPALNVPLVEGLPYLEAEVIYSARYEMARNVDDILSRRTRSRIMSRDASAASAARVGELLMKELDLPATEVEAQVASYRSQIAHERAVLMGENQK from the coding sequence ATGATTTCCATGCCTTCACGTAAACCTCGGGTGGACCGCGCCCGGATGGTCTCCGATACGCCGCTCAGAATAGACCGTGCGGAACAGATCGGCAGCCTTGACAGTGGACGATTCGACATCGTCGTCGTGGGCGGCGGCGTGACCGGTGCCTACACAGCGATGGACGCGGCTCAACGCGGCTACCGGGTGGCCCTGTTAGAGAAAAACGATTTTGCCTCCGGTACTTCCTCCAAGTCATCCAAGATGATCCACGGCGGCCTGCGCTACATCGAACAAGGCAATCTGCCGCTCGTGCGTCACTCACTACTGGAGCGTCAACGGCTGCGCAAGAACGCCCAACACCTCGTACAACGCTTGCCGTTCCTGTTTCCCATCCTGTCCAAGGACGGCGTTTTCGACCGAAGACTGGCGGCCGGTTTCGAAAGCCTGTTGTGGACGTACGATCTGGCCGGGGGCTGGCGCGAAGGTGTAATGCACCAGAAGCTGACAAAGAACGAGGTGCTCTCCCACTGCCCCACCTTCAAGGCGGATCACTTAGAGTCCGGCCTCATGTATTACGATGCGCGGGCGGACGACGCCCGACTCACGCTGGCCCTCGCCCGGACGGCTGCCTTCCACGGCGCCACCGTTCTCAATGGCGCCAAAGTCAGCGACGTGACGCGTCAGGGGGGGAAGGTGAACGGCGTCGTGGTCGAAGTCGATGGCCGGGAGATCCGTGCTGAAGCCGGCGTCGTCGTGGTTGCTACCGGCGTGTGGCTCCGCGACTGGACGGGCGCGGGCTCAGGCGTTGATGCACCCAACATCCGCCCGGCAAAGGGCGTTCACGTCGCCGTGCCCTGGCTGAAAGTCCGCAACGACTGCACCGTCACCATCCCGATTCCCGGACGTAACCGCCGCGCCACGATCACGCGTTGGGGAGACACGTCCTACCTCGGCACCACAGACGACGACTATGACGGCGACTTGGACGACGTCAACTGCACCCGCGAGGAACTGGACTTCCTGCTGGATGGCGCCCGCACCGCCCTGAACATCGATATCGAACCGGAGGACGTCCTAGGCAGCATCGGCGGCTGCCGCCCGCTGGTGGCCCCGCCGGGAGGGAAAACCCTTGAGGTCAAACGCAACCACGAGATCCGAACGGACCCGGACGGTCTGGTCACGGTGGTCGGAGGGAAACTGACGACGTCCCGCCACATGGCGGAACAGACTGTCGACGCCGCTCAAGCAGTCCTCGGTCTGCGGCGCCCCTGCAGGACCAAGAACAGCTACCTTTTGGGAGCGGCGGGCTACGACGCCGAAGCGATCACAGCCACAGGAGGGCTGGCCTCACACCTAGGAGAGCGGTATGGCACGGAGGCCCGATTCGTGACAGATATTCTCTCGGAAGACCCAGCGCTGAACGTCCCGTTGGTCGAGGGCCTGCCCTACCTTGAGGCGGAGGTGATCTACTCCGCGCGCTACGAAATGGCCCGCAACGTGGATGACATACTCTCGCGGCGCACCCGTTCGCGCATCATGTCCCGGGATGCCTCCGCCGCTTCTGCGGCACGCGTGGGCGAACTGCTGATGAAAGAACTCGACCTGCCAGCAACCGAAGTCGAGGCCCAGGTGGCCTCCTACCGAAGCCAAATTGCGCACGAACGTGCAGTCCTGATGGGAGAGAACCAGAAATGA
- a CDS encoding MurR/RpiR family transcriptional regulator, with amino-acid sequence MLIRIRAALPSLRPSERRIAQVFVDSPAEGATLSVAELADRCETSTTSVVRFYKRMGYSHYKDLLMDLTREAMRQEMATSSLPPLSGDIGRNDSLEDIVAKVAINETLSISDTARALDTKALGQAVRLLTGSRRIDTFGMGAGSLVGLDLQQKLSRVGRTVINWPDPHSAWTAAATLDSSCVAIAISHSGRTRDTVDFLAVARQSGAATIAITNFDSSPVAAAADVVLTTSARESAFRSGALGSRIAQLMVVDCLFTAVAQASYDASMEALRNTYRVVHDRSQGGAR; translated from the coding sequence GTGCTGATCCGCATCCGGGCAGCTTTGCCGTCGCTGCGACCCTCTGAGAGACGCATCGCCCAAGTGTTCGTGGACAGCCCCGCGGAGGGGGCCACGCTGTCAGTGGCCGAACTTGCCGACCGTTGTGAAACATCCACCACATCGGTGGTGCGTTTCTACAAACGGATGGGGTACTCCCATTACAAGGACCTGCTGATGGACCTCACCCGGGAAGCGATGCGCCAAGAAATGGCTACTTCGAGCCTCCCGCCGCTCTCCGGCGACATTGGCCGCAACGATTCCCTGGAGGACATTGTGGCCAAAGTAGCCATCAATGAGACGCTGTCCATCTCAGATACCGCACGGGCACTGGATACCAAGGCCCTGGGACAAGCGGTCCGGCTACTAACCGGATCCCGCCGGATCGACACCTTCGGTATGGGCGCCGGTTCGCTCGTCGGCCTCGACCTGCAACAAAAACTTTCGCGCGTCGGCCGAACGGTGATCAACTGGCCTGACCCTCATTCGGCGTGGACGGCTGCCGCAACGCTGGACTCATCCTGCGTGGCCATCGCCATATCGCATTCCGGCCGCACCCGCGACACTGTGGACTTCCTTGCCGTCGCTCGCCAATCCGGGGCGGCCACCATAGCCATCACCAACTTTGACAGTTCTCCGGTGGCCGCGGCGGCCGACGTTGTTCTAACCACTTCGGCCAGAGAGAGCGCGTTCCGTTCAGGCGCGCTCGGCAGCCGCATCGCCCAGCTCATGGTCGTCGACTGCCTCTTCACCGCGGTGGCCCAGGCCTCCTACGACGCATCCATGGAGGCGCTGCGCAACACCTATCGGGTCGTCCATGACCGGAGCCAAGGCGGGGCGCGGTAG
- a CDS encoding putative quinol monooxygenase, which produces MAEKYLQVIAHYRAKADEVEAVAYLLEDLSAASRAEEANISYDYFQGVHDKAHFVILERYRDAEGFAAHRDQEHFKTIGIGQIIPRLESRLVESYEGSL; this is translated from the coding sequence GTGGCAGAGAAGTATCTTCAGGTGATCGCCCACTACCGCGCGAAGGCAGACGAGGTGGAAGCGGTCGCCTACCTCCTCGAAGACCTTTCGGCGGCCAGCCGTGCAGAGGAAGCCAATATCTCCTACGACTACTTCCAAGGAGTCCACGACAAAGCGCATTTCGTCATTCTCGAGCGCTATCGGGATGCGGAAGGATTCGCCGCTCATCGTGACCAGGAGCATTTCAAAACCATCGGCATCGGGCAGATCATACCGAGGCTCGAAAGCCGGCTGGTTGAGTCGTATGAGGGGAGCCTATAA
- a CDS encoding FGGY family carbohydrate kinase gives MKVPAILSIDEGTTGTRAAWVTADGGVHSLEYRHLTVNSPRAGVVEQDANEILAKTIDACRSVVAAAAAAGVQLQALAIATQRSTAVLWDTRSGRALVPAMVWQDSRYAEELAELGGSWNERLVAAVGRPTGVRSPYLWAAHHLRESPEVAAAHGEGRLGFGTVETWLLWNLTVERSYVATATNATSAGAYVLAEHAYETAWIQALGFPLDLLPELRQDVDVFGHTDASKIGISVPVLAALGDQHAGTVGLGCIRPGQAMCVHGTGSFVDLVTGDTLPQKPGLYPGTLTLTGWRREHQSVYAVETFTATTGSAIDWVCNTLGWFSSAQKVSELAGTVDGSGGVMFVPALTGLRTPVVEPKARASLTGFSLASTKAEVAYAVLEGIAHSVATSTEANAEVAGMDADEIVVGGGLSGSNPLIQMQADLVGIPMRRLPASEAATLRGAAFLAGANGLLWDTLYEAVSVLGDGEIFLPRLSETQRAERRLRWAARISAELELARI, from the coding sequence ATGAAAGTGCCGGCCATCTTGTCCATAGACGAAGGGACTACAGGCACGCGCGCTGCCTGGGTCACGGCCGACGGCGGCGTGCACTCTCTCGAGTACCGCCACCTCACCGTGAACAGTCCACGAGCCGGGGTAGTGGAACAGGACGCAAACGAAATCCTGGCCAAGACTATCGATGCCTGCCGCTCCGTGGTTGCAGCCGCCGCTGCGGCCGGTGTCCAGCTGCAGGCCTTGGCCATCGCCACGCAGCGATCAACGGCGGTGTTGTGGGATACCCGCAGCGGCCGCGCTCTGGTCCCTGCAATGGTCTGGCAGGACAGCCGCTATGCCGAGGAACTGGCCGAGCTCGGCGGCAGCTGGAACGAACGCCTCGTCGCCGCCGTGGGACGTCCCACCGGAGTGCGTTCACCCTACCTGTGGGCCGCACACCACCTCCGGGAGAGCCCGGAAGTGGCTGCGGCCCACGGGGAAGGGCGGTTAGGCTTCGGCACCGTCGAAACCTGGCTGCTCTGGAACCTGACCGTCGAGCGGAGCTACGTCGCCACCGCCACCAACGCCACCTCGGCCGGGGCCTACGTGCTGGCGGAGCATGCGTATGAAACGGCTTGGATTCAGGCGCTGGGCTTTCCCTTGGACCTGCTCCCGGAGTTGCGTCAAGACGTGGACGTGTTCGGCCATACGGACGCGTCCAAGATCGGCATTTCAGTGCCGGTGCTCGCCGCTTTGGGAGACCAGCACGCCGGGACCGTGGGGCTGGGGTGCATCAGACCTGGCCAGGCGATGTGCGTCCACGGCACGGGCAGCTTCGTTGACCTCGTCACAGGCGACACCCTGCCGCAGAAGCCCGGCTTGTATCCCGGGACCCTGACCCTCACGGGCTGGCGGCGGGAGCACCAATCGGTGTACGCGGTTGAAACTTTCACCGCCACTACCGGATCAGCCATCGACTGGGTCTGCAACACCCTGGGATGGTTCAGCTCCGCCCAGAAGGTCAGCGAGCTCGCCGGGACAGTTGACGGGTCCGGCGGGGTCATGTTCGTTCCGGCCCTGACCGGGCTCAGGACACCCGTGGTGGAACCAAAGGCGCGCGCCTCCCTCACCGGGTTCTCCCTCGCGTCGACCAAAGCCGAAGTGGCTTATGCCGTACTGGAAGGCATCGCCCACTCCGTCGCCACCAGCACGGAAGCCAACGCCGAAGTCGCCGGAATGGACGCAGACGAGATCGTCGTCGGCGGCGGCCTGTCCGGCAGCAATCCGCTTATCCAGATGCAGGCCGACCTGGTAGGCATCCCAATGCGGCGTCTGCCCGCCTCAGAAGCGGCAACGCTGCGGGGGGCCGCCTTCCTGGCCGGAGCGAATGGCCTGCTGTGGGACACGCTGTACGAAGCCGTTTCAGTGCTGGGCGACGGCGAAATTTTCCTTCCCCGACTTTCTGAGACGCAACGAGCCGAACGACGCCTGAGATGGGCGGCCCGTATTTCGGCCGAACTCGAACTGGCGCGCATTTAG
- a CDS encoding nitrate/nitrite transporter — protein sequence MSNLVIRGVQDVVAYIDDRPKISGRAGLIWWLALGGLFLDAFSNSALSAGLGPMTKDLHLSAAQVALLTSLASWVAIAFNPIGGWMADRWGRIAPLILAKALALIGAAAAAFAPNFELVLTGRFFVGAAYGIDFAIAMALLAEFTPAKFRSRLNTWQGIWYVAVSTNLVLAILFYNMGTGAAIWRYAVGSAGVVALILLVAQLRYLVESPTWAARKGLLERAATSMTKIYGQTFTAAPEADRLPILNQATRGVANVALIFRGSYLPRTILAGTVQMAQSIQYFAVGWYLPIISLTLFGQDFVVATFGALVFNLFGIVGGFLSPKIGNRLGLRKASALGFGAVFIMLVVMGLFYQSMPIFLAFLVPSLFILFHSGGPGANGKSLSTLSFRSELRAGANGIIGAIGSAGAALGLLVFPLLKEGLGLGPTFLILSVVPLIACIVCSVIKWEPTRALLSPDEELDAPQFKSDLARIAVPTS from the coding sequence TTGAGTAACTTGGTAATTCGCGGCGTGCAGGACGTGGTCGCCTACATCGATGATCGTCCCAAAATTTCCGGCAGAGCCGGCTTGATCTGGTGGCTGGCCCTTGGCGGCCTGTTCCTGGATGCTTTTTCCAACTCGGCCTTGAGCGCCGGGCTTGGCCCAATGACAAAAGATCTTCATCTGAGCGCAGCCCAGGTTGCACTCCTCACTTCGCTCGCGTCCTGGGTCGCAATCGCCTTCAATCCCATCGGCGGCTGGATGGCGGACCGCTGGGGCCGGATCGCACCGCTTATTCTCGCTAAAGCCCTTGCCCTCATCGGCGCAGCTGCAGCCGCGTTCGCCCCGAACTTCGAGCTAGTGCTGACGGGCCGTTTCTTCGTTGGAGCCGCCTACGGCATCGACTTCGCGATCGCCATGGCTCTTCTGGCTGAATTTACTCCGGCAAAGTTTCGGAGTCGCCTGAATACCTGGCAGGGCATCTGGTACGTGGCGGTGAGCACCAACCTCGTGCTCGCCATCCTGTTCTACAACATGGGCACCGGCGCAGCCATCTGGCGCTACGCAGTAGGCTCAGCCGGCGTCGTTGCGCTGATTCTGCTGGTTGCCCAGCTGCGCTACCTGGTCGAAAGCCCCACTTGGGCTGCCCGCAAGGGACTCCTAGAGCGCGCCGCAACATCCATGACCAAGATCTATGGCCAAACGTTCACTGCAGCCCCAGAAGCCGACCGGCTTCCCATCTTGAACCAGGCCACGCGAGGCGTGGCGAATGTGGCACTCATCTTCAGGGGAAGCTACCTGCCGCGCACCATTCTGGCCGGAACGGTTCAGATGGCGCAGTCCATTCAGTACTTCGCAGTCGGGTGGTACCTGCCGATCATCAGCTTGACGCTCTTCGGCCAAGACTTCGTGGTGGCCACATTTGGCGCCCTCGTCTTCAACCTGTTCGGCATTGTGGGAGGGTTCCTCTCCCCGAAGATCGGCAATCGTCTGGGCCTCCGAAAGGCCTCAGCCCTTGGATTTGGCGCCGTCTTCATCATGCTGGTGGTGATGGGCCTCTTCTACCAAAGTATGCCGATCTTCCTGGCATTCTTGGTGCCTTCGTTGTTCATCCTGTTCCACTCAGGCGGCCCCGGCGCGAACGGCAAGAGCCTGTCGACACTTTCGTTCCGGAGCGAGCTTCGCGCAGGGGCAAATGGCATCATTGGGGCCATCGGAAGCGCCGGCGCGGCCCTCGGTCTGCTGGTGTTCCCACTTCTCAAGGAAGGGCTGGGCCTCGGACCGACCTTCCTGATCCTCTCCGTCGTTCCACTCATCGCCTGCATCGTGTGCTCGGTTATCAAGTGGGAGCCGACGCGAGCACTCCTCAGCCCGGACGAGGAACTGGACGCCCCGCAGTTCAAGAGCGACCTCGCCCGCATCGCGGTCCCCACCAGCTAG
- a CDS encoding FAD-binding oxidoreductase has protein sequence MISKEAVKRGYNRGNYTVGAPTQPRFAQSVGDVAGEPAFSINPVTVPKETVERLRAAADQVITDPALVREGTRDWWAGTMIAETGGRPTTPEAVIVRVSSTEQVQEVMRIAYADNLPVTVSAGRSNVTGSALPVSGGIVLDVCGLNKFTAYDEESQLVEVEAGVFGDIFEEQIQSEYGMTLGHWPSSYAISTVGGWVACRGAGQLSTRYGKIEDMVHGLDVVLANGDLVSLGNGTRAAVGPDLLQLFIGSEGTLGVITRIRFKLHRLPEHGRAIAYGFNTFAEGLEACRQIMQQGATPAALRLYDELESGLQFGLPDTNVLLVADEGEKEVVEAGLTVSESVCAGNAVKLDGDAIFERWLDTRYLTGKSAEGFKPSPGLVADTLEMIGNWRDLPAIYDEVVAAINAVPGTLAGSAHQSHAYVDGACLYFSLRGEVPVGDRAGWYRAAWDAANEVILRYGATLSHHHGVGLLRAPYMAESLGSGFEVLRAVKTALDPKNLLNPGKLGL, from the coding sequence ATGATTAGCAAAGAAGCGGTTAAGCGTGGCTACAACCGCGGGAACTACACCGTGGGCGCACCAACCCAGCCTCGCTTCGCCCAGAGCGTCGGCGACGTAGCCGGCGAACCGGCCTTCTCAATCAACCCCGTAACCGTTCCGAAGGAGACTGTCGAACGCCTCCGGGCCGCAGCAGACCAGGTCATTACCGACCCCGCCCTCGTAAGGGAGGGCACCCGAGACTGGTGGGCCGGGACCATGATCGCCGAAACGGGCGGCCGCCCGACAACCCCCGAAGCGGTGATTGTGCGCGTGTCCAGTACCGAACAGGTGCAAGAGGTCATGCGGATCGCGTACGCGGATAACCTCCCGGTCACTGTGTCCGCCGGTCGGAGCAACGTCACCGGATCAGCTTTGCCAGTCAGCGGCGGTATCGTTCTGGATGTCTGCGGTCTTAACAAGTTCACCGCCTATGACGAGGAAAGCCAGCTCGTTGAGGTGGAGGCCGGTGTTTTCGGCGACATCTTCGAGGAGCAGATCCAGTCGGAGTATGGCATGACGCTGGGGCACTGGCCCTCCTCCTACGCCATCAGCACCGTGGGCGGCTGGGTCGCGTGCCGAGGCGCTGGTCAGCTCTCCACCCGGTACGGCAAGATCGAGGACATGGTCCACGGACTCGACGTCGTCCTGGCCAACGGTGACCTCGTTAGCCTCGGTAACGGCACTCGGGCTGCCGTCGGGCCCGATCTTTTGCAGCTTTTCATCGGTTCCGAGGGCACGCTCGGCGTCATCACGAGAATCCGTTTCAAGTTGCATCGGTTGCCGGAGCACGGGCGGGCGATCGCCTACGGGTTCAATACTTTCGCTGAGGGCCTGGAGGCGTGCCGGCAGATCATGCAGCAGGGTGCCACGCCTGCAGCCCTGCGGCTATATGACGAGCTTGAAAGCGGCCTGCAGTTCGGTCTTCCCGACACGAACGTTCTGCTCGTCGCGGATGAGGGCGAGAAGGAGGTAGTTGAGGCCGGTCTGACCGTGAGCGAATCGGTCTGCGCTGGAAATGCCGTGAAACTCGACGGCGATGCCATCTTCGAACGGTGGTTGGACACCCGTTACCTGACAGGCAAGAGCGCGGAGGGGTTCAAACCCAGCCCAGGTCTCGTGGCGGACACCTTGGAGATGATCGGAAACTGGAGGGACCTGCCGGCCATTTACGACGAGGTCGTGGCGGCAATCAACGCCGTGCCCGGTACCTTGGCTGGTTCCGCTCACCAGTCGCACGCTTATGTTGACGGCGCCTGCCTGTACTTCTCGCTGCGCGGAGAGGTACCGGTCGGCGACAGGGCGGGCTGGTATCGTGCGGCATGGGACGCGGCCAACGAGGTGATTCTCCGGTATGGAGCCACCCTCAGCCATCATCACGGCGTCGGCCTCCTGCGCGCGCCGTATATGGCGGAGTCGCTGGGTAGCGGATTTGAAGTACTCCGCGCCGTCAAGACCGCGCTGGATCCCAAGAACCTGCTCAACCCGGGCAAGCTGGGACTGTAA